The Aeromonas jandaei genomic interval GCGGCACCTGCGGCTGCCCCCTCTGACGCGGTACCGACAACCGGAGAAGTGGTGGCACCAGCCATTCAAGCCAGTGCAGCAACAGAGACCATGCCAGCAACCGAGCCTGTAGCGACCAGCAGCGCTGCCGCGGCGCATTAAAGCGACGCCGGGCGGGTATATCAAACAAACAGAGCAGCCAAGGCTGCTCTGTTTGTTTATCTCGGTTTCTTCCCTATCTCTGCTCGGGCTGTTTATCAGCCCCTGCCAGATAGGGGTTGGGTTTGTGGATCTCCTCCTCCACCCAGACAAGCAGTTGCTTGATAGCGCGCGACAGCACCTGATTCTGGCGCACCACATAACCCAGGCTGGTGCCCGGGAAATCGGTCAGGCTGGCAACCGGCGCGGTCAGGTTGAGGCGAGGATGCAGGGAGAAGTCGGGCACGATGGCGACGCCAAACCCGGCTTCGGCCCAGTCCAGCTGGGCATCCACGCTACCCACCTCCATGATGCGACAAGGAGGCAGCGCCAGCAGCGGTAGCGAGGGATCGATCAAAGCCCGAGTGCGGGTGTCATGACCAAGCAGGATCAGGGTCGGCTCGTCGAGGGGGTCGCTCTCCCCCGCTCTGGCCCGCGCCTGCCAACGGGTGAGACCATGGCCCAGCGCGCACCAGGTCACCTGCTGCAGTTCGGTGTAGAACAGCGGTTCACTGCGCTTTTGCGCCATCACAAACCCCAGATCCGCCTTGCCGCTTTTGACCAGCTCCGCCGCCTGATCCGAAGTGGTGTTGAACAGGGTGAGGTCGATGCCGGGAAACTCCCGCTTGAAGCGCTGAAACGGCTGAATGAGCAACAGGCGCGAGATGATGTCGCTGGCAGCGATGGCCAGCGTCCCCTGACTCAACTGGTTGAGGGCATTGAGATCGGATTGGCAAAGCTGGAGTTCGGCGATGGCCCGTTCGGCGCTTTGCAGCAACCGCTCGCCAGCCTGAGTCAGACGAAAGGGGCTGCGCTCGATAAGCCGCACCCGGGTTGCCTGCTCCAGCCGCTTGATATGCAGACTCACGTTGGGCTGGGTCATGTGCAGTTCGGTAGCGGTCTGGCCAAAGTGCTGCAACCGGGCCAGGGTGACGAAGGTTTGCAGCCAGTGGATGTCCAGCATAAGACTCCCTCAACTCACTGTTCATTGGGCTCTGCGCGGCGATCTTGCGGCCACATGCCGATAAATTGGCCATCATTATATGGTTTTATTATCGGAACTATAAAGATAATTAATTTTTCTAATCCGCAGCAGGCTCCTAGGATGAACGCCTAACGTCTTAGGAGAAAGAGTCATGTCGTCTATCGTAGTCGTAGGTGCCAACTGGGGTGATGAAGGCAAAGGCCGCATCGTGGATTATCTGGCAGGCCAAGCTGGCGCCAGCATTCGCTTCCAGGGCGGCAACAACGCCGGCCATACCGTCGTCAACGACCTTGGCACCTTCAAGCTGCACCAGGTTCCGAGCGGTGTCTTCAACCCGAACTGCCTGGTCGTGCTGGGCCCGGGCATGGTGATCAGCCCCGAGAAGCTCACCGTCGAACTCGACGAAGTGAAAGCCTCCGGTGTCGTTCCCAAGCTGGCCATCTCTGACCGCGCTACCCTCTGCCTGCCGCTGCACGCCATGGAAGATACCCTGGAAGAGCAGCGTCTGGGTGACGGTGCCTACGGTTCCACCCGTCAGGGCATTGCGCCGGCCTACGGCGATCGCGTCATGAAGAAAGCGATCCTGGTTGGCTGGCTGAAGCAGCCGGAAGTACTGGTCGAGCGCATTCAATTCTTCCTCGACTGGAAACTGCCGCAACTTAAAGCTCTCTACCCGACCTTCGAATTCAACCAGACCGCCCAGGAGATGGCTGACTGGCTGCTGGAAGTGTCCGCTCCCTGGATCGACTCCGTCTGCAACGTCAGCATGCCGCTCAAAGAGCTGCAGGCCGAAGGCAAGACCCTGCTGTTCGAAGCTCAGCTGGGCGCCGGCCGTGACCTGATCTACGGCGAATACCCCTGGGTAACCTCCTCCCACGTATCCGGTGCCTACGCCGGCATCGGTGGCGGTCTGCCGGGCCTGCGTCCCGAGCGCGTCATCGCTGTTGCCAAGGCATTCAGCACCTCCGTCGGTACCGGCACCCTGCTGACCGCCATGGAGAACCAGGACGAATTCCGCAAGATCGCCAACGAATTCGGCGCAACCACCGGTCGTCCCCGTGACGTAGGCTACTTCGATGCCGTTGCCACCAAGAACGGTGTCGAGCTGCAGGCTGCGACCGAAGTCGCCCTGACCAAGCTGGACTGCCTGACCGGTCTGCCGGATCTGAAGATCTGCGTGGCCTACGAAGGTGCCCACACCGAAAACCCGATTTGGCCGCAAACCGCTGCCCTGAAGCCGGTTTACGAGCAGATGGAAAGCTGGAGCGAAGACATCACCGGCTGCCGCACCTTCGAAGAGCTGCCCAAAGCTGCCCAGCAGTACGTACTGCGTATCGAAGAGCTGCTGGGCGTACCGGTTCCGATGGTCTCCGTCGGCCCGGGCCGTGACGAGATGATCCTGCGTTAATCCGCGCGATCAGCTGCCAGCACTGTGAAAAACCGGCATCCATGATGCCGGTTTTTTTATGGCTGCGATTTACTCTCTCGCCATAAAAACAACCAAAAGGCTCAATTAACTCACTAATCGACAGAACATTGAGCCGATCTGCAACAACATCCTGCACCACCCTCGCTAAAGTGAACCCGTTACCACACGAGGAGTCACACCATGAGATTGACCAAACGCCCCGTACTGCTCTCCCTGCTCTGCATGGCCACCCTGCCCGCTTCCGCCATGACCCTGAAGAGCAGCGATATCCACGAAGGCCAGCTGATGGACAAAGCCTTCAGCTTCAACGGTTTTGGCTGCAGCGGCGACAACCGTTCACCCCAGCTGAGCTGGCAGGATCTACCGGCTGGCACCAAAAGCGTTGCCATCACAGCCTATGACCCCGATGCCCCCACCGGCAGCGGCTGGTGGCATTGGCTGGTGGTGAACCTGCCTGCCACCCAGAGCGAGCTGGCCAGCAATGCCTCCGGCAAACTCCAACAGGGGCTGGAGCTGAGAACCGACTTCGGCAGCCAGGGCTACGGCGGCCCCTGCCCGCCCGCTGGCCACGGCATGCATCGCTATCAGTTCACCGCCTGGGCCCTGCCCCAGAATCTGGAGGTAAAAGCAGACACCCCGCCCGCCATGGTAGGCTACATGCTCAACAGCATGGCCCTTGGTAAGGCTACTCTGACCGCCACTTTCGTCACCCCCTAGGAGCAACCGGATGAGCACGCCGCTGCTGCAACAGCACCACTATCTCGGGATCCGCCAGCAGCCGCTGCACCGCGTACTCATCTATGCGCCGACCATCATCTGGGTCAAACAGGGCAGGAAGCTGCTCTGGTGGCAGGAGCGACGTCTCTCGTTTGGCAAGGAGAGCTGGCTGCTGATCCCGGCGGGTCACCAGCTCACCTTCGTCAACCAGCCGGAGCAGGAGAAGTTTCGCTCCCATGTCCTTACCCTGCTGACGCCGCCACCCGCCGAGTGGCTGCCCGATACGCCCTCCGCAACTCAGGCGATGGCAGATCCCGCGATAAAGGTGACGACAAACCTCGCCTACTGCTTCGAGATGGTCTGCACCATGATAGAACGGGGGCTGAGTGAGGCGACCCAGATCGAGCTGCTGCGGGCCTTCTATGCGGAGTTGAGGGCTGCTGGCGCGCTTCATCTGCTCTTTCCCGCCAGCACCATGACCCTCGGCGAGCGGCTGGCCCGTTACCTCGGCGTTGAGCCCGGAGCCGATCACACGCTGGAAACTGTTGCCCCTCACTTCTCGATGAGCCGAGCCTCGCTGGTTCGCAAACTGACAGCCGAAGGGCGCACCTTCCGTCACCTGCTGGCTCAGGTACGGATGAGCCATGCACTCACCCTGTTGCAACAATCACTCTCCCTGCAAGAGGTAGCCATCGCCTGCGGTTATGACTCCCTCAGCCGCTTTGCAGCCCGCTTCAAACAGGAGTTTGGCCTGACCCCATACCAATACCTGCAAACCTGCCCTGCCGTACGACTCGGTAACACAAAGTAAAACATTACTAAACAAGTCCATTGTGTAACCTGATGTAACCAGGTGATCATGCTCACATTGCCACCTCTTCAGAATGTGATCTCGCGCCAACGCTCCCTTTTCCCTTGCCATACAATGGCTACCGAAAACCTTTTCACTAAAAACAAGCGTAAAAAACCTTCCTCTTAACCTACATAAACGGAATTGGAGCGAGAAATGTTTCGTAAAACTTTACTCTCAGTAGCCCTCGGCACCGCCCTGTTCGGACTGACTGCCTGCAACGATAACCAGACAGAGAGCAGCACCGTCGCCAAACCGGAGCAGGCCATCCAGTACAAGGACGTGATCGACCGCCGGGGAACACCGACCCAATTCCGCGACTTTGACAGCTACTCCAACCTCAAATACAACCCGCTGCTCGATCTGGGCGCCTGGCACGGCTTCCTGCTGCCAGCCAGCGACAAGGAGTGGGGGGGATTCACCGGCCCCATGGTCATCTCGGAGGAGTACAGCCTCTTCTTCGCAAGCGAGCTGGACAAGCTCACCCTGAGCGATGCGAGCGGTCGGGCTTTCCCGCTCACCAGCGCCAGCAAGCAGGAGGTGTACGCCATTCCAGGTGCGTTGGTGCAACGCTTCGAGTTCGAGCCCTTCACGCTGGAGCTGGAGCTGCGCTACGGCGATGCCCGCACCGCTCTGATCCGCACTCGCCTGCAAAACCACACCGATGCCCCGCTCACCCTCAACCTCAACTGGCAGGGGGAGCTGCTCAATCAGT includes:
- a CDS encoding LysR family transcriptional regulator translates to MLDIHWLQTFVTLARLQHFGQTATELHMTQPNVSLHIKRLEQATRVRLIERSPFRLTQAGERLLQSAERAIAELQLCQSDLNALNQLSQGTLAIAASDIISRLLLIQPFQRFKREFPGIDLTLFNTTSDQAAELVKSGKADLGFVMAQKRSEPLFYTELQQVTWCALGHGLTRWQARARAGESDPLDEPTLILLGHDTRTRALIDPSLPLLALPPCRIMEVGSVDAQLDWAEAGFGVAIVPDFSLHPRLNLTAPVASLTDFPGTSLGYVVRQNQVLSRAIKQLLVWVEEEIHKPNPYLAGADKQPEQR
- a CDS encoding AraC family transcriptional regulator — encoded protein: MSTPLLQQHHYLGIRQQPLHRVLIYAPTIIWVKQGRKLLWWQERRLSFGKESWLLIPAGHQLTFVNQPEQEKFRSHVLTLLTPPPAEWLPDTPSATQAMADPAIKVTTNLAYCFEMVCTMIERGLSEATQIELLRAFYAELRAAGALHLLFPASTMTLGERLARYLGVEPGADHTLETVAPHFSMSRASLVRKLTAEGRTFRHLLAQVRMSHALTLLQQSLSLQEVAIACGYDSLSRFAARFKQEFGLTPYQYLQTCPAVRLGNTK
- a CDS encoding YbhB/YbcL family Raf kinase inhibitor-like protein — its product is MRLTKRPVLLSLLCMATLPASAMTLKSSDIHEGQLMDKAFSFNGFGCSGDNRSPQLSWQDLPAGTKSVAITAYDPDAPTGSGWWHWLVVNLPATQSELASNASGKLQQGLELRTDFGSQGYGGPCPPAGHGMHRYQFTAWALPQNLEVKADTPPAMVGYMLNSMALGKATLTATFVTP
- a CDS encoding adenylosuccinate synthetase; this translates as MSSIVVVGANWGDEGKGRIVDYLAGQAGASIRFQGGNNAGHTVVNDLGTFKLHQVPSGVFNPNCLVVLGPGMVISPEKLTVELDEVKASGVVPKLAISDRATLCLPLHAMEDTLEEQRLGDGAYGSTRQGIAPAYGDRVMKKAILVGWLKQPEVLVERIQFFLDWKLPQLKALYPTFEFNQTAQEMADWLLEVSAPWIDSVCNVSMPLKELQAEGKTLLFEAQLGAGRDLIYGEYPWVTSSHVSGAYAGIGGGLPGLRPERVIAVAKAFSTSVGTGTLLTAMENQDEFRKIANEFGATTGRPRDVGYFDAVATKNGVELQAATEVALTKLDCLTGLPDLKICVAYEGAHTENPIWPQTAALKPVYEQMESWSEDITGCRTFEELPKAAQQYVLRIEELLGVPVPMVSVGPGRDEMILR